A single region of the Vicia villosa cultivar HV-30 ecotype Madison, WI linkage group LG4, Vvil1.0, whole genome shotgun sequence genome encodes:
- the LOC131597078 gene encoding uncharacterized protein LOC131597078, whose product MAGRNDVVIVAALEAMAQALEHQSNVGENAASRNLAIFQRENPHVFKGTHDPNGALTWLKEIERIFRVMDFTPYQKVREFLRKYFPEDVRGKKEIEFLKLRQGNNSVVEYAAKFRELATFYQHYDGPTCEFSKCIKFENGLRLEIKKAVSYQKICVFADLVDSCWIYEEDNNANYRVISEKRGKSQQGHGKCNTP is encoded by the exons ATGGCTGGAAGGAATGATGTTGTGATTgttgctgctttggaagcaatggctcaagctttggaACATCAGTCGAATGTTGGTGAGAATGCCGCTTCTCGCAATTTGGCTAtcttccagagggagaatccacATGTGTTCAAGGGAACtcatgatcctaatggtgcattgacatggctaaaggagattgagagaatctTCCGTGTGATGGATTTCACTCCATATCAaaaggttcg GGAGTTcttgaggaagtactttcctgaggacGTCCGGGGCAAGAAGGAAATCGAATTCCTTAAGTTGAGACAAGGGAATAATTCGGTTgttgagtatgctgctaagtttagAGAGTTGGCTACGTTTTACCAACACTATGATGGACCAACTTGTGAATTTtcgaagtgcatcaagtttgagaatggattGCGCCTAGAAATCAAGAAGGCggttagttaccagaagatttgtgtctttgctgatttggttgatagTTGTTGGATTTATGAGGAAGACAACAATGCTAATTATCGGGTTATTAGTGAGAAACGGGGCAAGAGTCAACAAGGTCATggcaagtgtaacaccccataa